A stretch of Toxoplasma gondii ME49 chromosome V, whole genome shotgun sequence DNA encodes these proteins:
- a CDS encoding DnaJ domain-containing protein (encoded by transcript TGME49_285268): protein MEPSDGTVRTPEAAPAPGSLRAAPVHAGTGESETAFPAVPAKEERGESGGSFQSAACLCGPAEHPEKTPREEKEEKKGREEPYASPADGSAVPEAKTEGTGAEKTDSGVPGEETTAKQESGDSLDEERGPSRLKFPSYDDFLREEEEDRNAEEPDEEEPGKANLDAAFELFMSEVKDMPAVTGKSNGRGKKEARTAMRKFKSSDEECLRLTCQTFPSPFQVLLLGPEASEDDIRKQYRKLSLLIHPDKCKHPNAQEAFQVVNKAYEQLQRPEMREKYRDVIEEAKRRVLKENAKENKKRRTQSIDVPLLSEDPEELQTEIMEMCEKLLEETRERREYAERTRQANERYEKEQLEKQANEELEKCRERKEWLDKRDERVGAWREYQSAIQAKDVTLQAFTGVKHRREERKEDDLVRKKKQMQGIDTSYKDSWR from the exons ATGGAGCCGTCCGACGGGACTGTCCGTACACCCGAGGCCGCTCCCGCGCCAGGGTCTCTGCGGGCTgctcctgtgcatgcagggacGGGAGAATCCGAGACAGCGTTTCCAGCTGTCCccgcgaaagaagagcggggGGAATCCGGAGGCAGTTTCCAGAGCGCTGCATGCCTCTGTGGACCCGCAGAACACCCTGAAAAGAccccgagagaagagaaagaggagaaaaaaggaagggaagagcCATATGCGTCTCCTGCGGACGGTTCGGCGGTGCCAGAGGCGAAGACTGAAGGGACAGGAGcggaaaagacagacagtGGAGTTcctggagaggaaacgactgCAAAGCaggaaagcggagacagtctggacgaagaacgaggacCGTCCCGCTTGAAGTTCCCCTCCTACGACGACTTCttgagagaggaagaagaagatcgaaACGCTGAAGAgccagacgaagaagaacctgGAAAGGCAAATCTCGATGCCGCCTTCGAGTTGTTCATGAGCGAAGTCAAAGACATGCCTGCAGTCACGGGAAAGTCGAACG GACGAGGGAAAAAGGAGGCGCGAACTGCGATGCGGAAATTCAAGAGTTCTGACGAGGAGTGCCTTCGCCTCACCTGTCAGacttttccttcgcctttccaGGTTCTTCTGCTTGGCCCGGAGGCCTCTGAGGATGACATCCGCAAGCAATACAGGAAA ctgtctctcctcatcCACCCAGACAAATGCAAACATCCGAATGCGCAGGAGGCCTTCCAAG TCGTCAATAAAGCGTACGAACAACTGCAGAGGCCGGAAATGCGCGAGAAATACCGAGACGTCAttgaagaggcgaagcgccGGGTGCTCAAAGAAAatgcgaaggagaacaaaAAGCGGAGAACGC AGAGCATTGACGTGCCTCTGCTGTCCGAGGACCCTGAGGAACTGCAGACAGAAATCATGGAGATGTGTGAAAAGCTgttggaggagacgcgagagcgcCGCGAATATGCAGAGCGCACCAGGCAGGCCAACGAGCGCTACGAGAAGGAG caactggagaagcaggcgaatgaggaactcgaaaagtgcagagagaggaaagagtgGCTGGACAAACGCGACGAGCGCGTGGGTGCGTGGAGAGAATATCAG AGTGCCATCCAAGCGAAGGACGTGACGCTTCAAGCTTTCACGGGAGTGAAGcaccgaagagaagagcgaaaggaagacgaccTCGTCcgcaagaagaagcaaatgcAGGGAATCGACACTTCCTACAAAGACAGCTGGCGGTGA